A single region of the Candidatus Sungiibacteriota bacterium genome encodes:
- a CDS encoding peptidoglycan DD-metalloendopeptidase family protein, which produces MGTRFWGKFWLMGAIGAIALFGFFNSGQASTVEELQKNIEQKNQEIKKLEEEAKKYRDEIVTQKRAQTTLKGELSRIENNIKKLRGDIVLTERKIQRAGLEIDTLKLEIREKEIAVNKLKQGLGGLIQIISESEQQSLLEILVRNSLLSDFFRQLDYAALTEKKILGSLDDLRVLQKELTIKKAQAEDKKDELENLQDSLQDRKKIQDSVKRDKDQLLKETKNQETRYQALLRETERKEEEILREMEELENELRKRVDPESLPQRRERFLLWPAEGLLSQEYGETPFTRGRGRDFYKFHNGIDISASVGTPILAADSGMVLAVGDTDRYCRRGAYGKYIVLDHKNNLATMYAHMSLIKVTTGQEVKRGDIIGYMGSTGLSTGPHLHFTLYDARTVEIRLGPKGTCGLLPFGGSINPLLYL; this is translated from the coding sequence GTGGGTACTCGTTTTTGGGGCAAATTTTGGCTTATGGGGGCGATCGGCGCCATCGCCTTATTTGGTTTTTTTAATTCGGGACAAGCCTCAACCGTTGAAGAGCTGCAAAAGAATATTGAGCAGAAAAATCAGGAAATTAAAAAACTTGAAGAGGAAGCCAAAAAATACCGCGATGAAATTGTAACTCAAAAACGCGCCCAAACAACCCTTAAGGGAGAACTTAGCCGAATTGAAAATAACATTAAAAAGCTGAGGGGAGACATTGTTTTAACCGAACGAAAAATACAAAGGGCCGGCTTAGAAATTGACACCCTGAAGCTTGAAATCCGGGAAAAGGAAATAGCCGTAAATAAACTTAAGCAGGGGCTGGGAGGACTGATACAAATCATATCGGAAAGTGAGCAGCAATCTCTTCTGGAAATTCTGGTACGAAACAGTCTGCTTTCTGATTTTTTCCGACAGCTTGACTATGCGGCGTTGACTGAAAAAAAGATTTTAGGATCGCTGGATGATCTGCGCGTTCTACAAAAGGAACTTACCATCAAAAAGGCGCAGGCCGAAGACAAAAAAGACGAGCTGGAAAATTTGCAGGATTCGCTGCAAGACCGTAAAAAGATTCAAGACAGTGTAAAGCGCGACAAAGACCAGCTCCTAAAGGAAACCAAAAATCAGGAGACGCGGTATCAAGCCCTGTTGCGGGAGACCGAACGAAAAGAAGAAGAAATTCTGCGGGAGATGGAAGAACTGGAAAACGAATTAAGAAAGCGGGTTGACCCCGAGTCCCTGCCGCAGAGGCGCGAGAGATTTCTGCTCTGGCCGGCCGAAGGACTTCTTTCGCAGGAATATGGCGAAACTCCGTTCACACGAGGACGCGGACGCGATTTTTATAAATTCCATAACGGTATTGATATAAGCGCGTCAGTCGGCACGCCCATACTTGCCGCCGATAGCGGCATGGTGCTCGCAGTAGGGGATACTGACCGCTACTGCCGCAGAGGAGCTTACGGAAAATATATAGTGCTTGACCACAAAAACAACTTAGCTACTATGTATGCCCATATGTCGCTTATAAAAGTAACGACTGGCCAGGAAGTCAAAAGGGGTGATATAATAGGATATATGGGCAGTACTGGGTTATCCACAGGCCCGCACCTTCACTTTACGCTCTACGACGCCCGGACAGTGGAAATACGCTTAGGGCCCAAAGGAACCTGCGGATTACTGCCCTTTGGAGGTTCTATCAACCCACTCTTATACTTATGA
- a CDS encoding glutamate--tRNA ligase, with translation MEIRTRYAPSPTGPLHLGGARTALFNYLFAKKSGGKYILRIEDTDLERSDKKYEKDIFESFEWLGIKADEGPETGGPYGPYRQGERIDTYKNYIEKLLARGAAFYCFHSERELEEEKEKLLAAKKPSLHLCEYHAMDPKETKLLTETKSNYIIRFKTPAGRKLVFKDLIRGELSFDSDLLGDFSIAKRPDVPLYNFAVVVDDFEMKISHVIRGEDHISNTPKQLLMVEALGFDLPQYAHLPLILGPDRSKLSKRHGASSVGEYRKAGYLPEALFNFMALLGWNPGDEREVLSREDLIKEFSLEKVQKSGAIFDINKLEWMNGEYIRKLSLKELAERAKPFFHKNKKLKSYLEKILALEQPRLKKLSEIKEKTDYFFRAPEYDRGLLRWKDMTDEEIAASLDKSIELLQSPRLKSNFNQKELEKAFIEEIVAGDKGRLLWPLRVALTGKKASPGPFDIMEILGGEEALKRLKAAKEKLRG, from the coding sequence ATGGAAATCCGCACCAGATACGCACCCTCACCCACAGGACCACTGCATTTAGGCGGGGCGCGAACCGCGCTTTTTAACTATTTATTCGCAAAAAAGAGCGGAGGAAAATATATATTGCGTATTGAAGACACGGATCTGGAACGCTCCGACAAAAAATATGAAAAGGATATTTTTGAGAGTTTTGAATGGCTGGGAATAAAAGCGGATGAAGGCCCGGAAACCGGCGGGCCTTACGGTCCTTATAGGCAGGGTGAACGGATTGATACCTATAAAAACTATATAGAGAAGCTCTTGGCCCGGGGAGCGGCGTTTTATTGTTTCCACTCGGAAAGGGAACTGGAAGAAGAAAAAGAAAAGCTGCTGGCCGCCAAAAAGCCTTCTCTGCATTTATGCGAGTACCACGCCATGGACCCCAAAGAAACAAAACTGCTCACCGAGACTAAATCAAATTATATTATCCGTTTTAAAACCCCGGCTGGAAGGAAACTTGTTTTTAAAGACCTTATTCGCGGAGAGCTTTCGTTTGACTCCGATCTTTTGGGCGATTTTTCTATTGCCAAACGTCCGGACGTGCCGCTTTATAATTTTGCCGTGGTGGTGGATGATTTTGAGATGAAAATATCACACGTAATCCGCGGCGAAGATCATATTTCCAATACACCAAAACAACTCCTTATGGTTGAGGCGCTCGGATTTGATCTACCGCAATACGCTCATCTGCCCCTAATTCTTGGGCCCGATCGTTCCAAACTATCCAAAAGGCACGGCGCTTCATCAGTGGGAGAGTACCGCAAGGCAGGATATTTGCCAGAGGCGCTTTTTAACTTTATGGCGCTTTTGGGGTGGAACCCCGGAGACGAACGAGAAGTTCTGTCCCGGGAAGATTTGATAAAAGAGTTTTCTTTGGAAAAAGTACAGAAATCAGGGGCAATTTTTGACATCAATAAGCTTGAGTGGATGAATGGTGAATATATCCGAAAACTTTCCTTGAAAGAATTGGCCGAGCGCGCCAAACCGTTTTTCCATAAAAATAAAAAACTAAAAAGCTATCTTGAAAAAATACTTGCCCTTGAACAGCCGCGCCTAAAAAAATTATCAGAGATAAAGGAGAAGACGGATTATTTTTTCAGAGCGCCAGAGTACGATAGGGGACTGTTGAGATGGAAAGATATGACAGACGAGGAAATTGCCGCTTCCCTTGACAAATCAATTGAACTATTGCAATCTCCACGATTGAAGTCGAACTTCAATCAAAAAGAGCTTGAAAAAGCGTTTATAGAAGAAATCGTGGCAGGGGATAAGGGCCGGTTGCTTTGGCCCCTTCGTGTCGCCCTGACCGGCAAAAAGGCCTCTCCGGGACCATTTGATATTATGGAGATTTTGGGTGGGGAGGAAGCCCTCAAGAGACTCAAAGCCGCAAAAGAAAAATTACGAGGTTGA